The DNA window CATGTTAGAGGTGCAACTGGAAATAATGTTAATCCTGCATCTGCTTTACAGAACAAGGAGAACAATATGCTGAAAGACCTGCTGAAGGCAAATGCCGAGAAAGCAGTGAAGCTGGAGGTGTACAACCTCAAAACGATGAAAATCCGAGAGGTGGAGGTGATCCCCAGCAACATGTGGGGAGGCCAAGGCCTCCTTGGGGCCAGCGTGAGGTTCTGCAGCTTCCAGGGAGCCAACGAGCACGTGTGGCACGTTCTGGTGAGCAGCAGAGCTTGGCTGGCTCCTGACTGTCTGTGCAACCTTGTTTTACTGTGTGATGTTTAGTGATGTGCAGTGATGCAGCCACTCAGGGGAAGGGAACACTGTCTTGAAGGTCTGTCTGAGCTGCTTGAGTAGGGACAAGGACAAAAATAACTCCATCCCCAGCAGACCAAACAGTACAGGtggaaagggtttttttccttttatgttgAAGAATCAATGGCAAAAGTAAAAGGATTCTGGCCTGGTGTCTCTGTGTTGGCTAAacttcactgaaataattttgatgtTACAAAAAGCAccacaaatttattttaaaattaacaggAAGAGCTGAAAGAGTAGAACTGAATAGGAAAGAATGTTTATGTTTGTGGTTGTTTAAGCAAGTGCATTTTCTCAGCATCTTCAGAGGATGCAATTTTAGATTGGTAACATCTTCTTACTCATCATGTTCTACATCATTCTTACTCATCACGTTCTACAGGATGTCACAGGTAGATGTAGACTATTTGAGAACTTCTTTTTTATCCCGTTTACAAATTGTTCTTTCCCTCCTTGCTCTGGAATTAGTGCTTTTTGATCTTGCTGGTTTCTCCTGCTGGGGGTGCAGATGACTCGTGTCATTCTTTCACAGGACGTGGAGCCTTCgtctcctgcagctctggctggtcTCCAGCCTTACACTGACTACGTTGTTGGATCTGATCAGATTCTGCAGGAGGTAGGGTGCACGTTCCTTCCAGCAGGCAGTGGTTGTCTTTGTGCCTGCCCAGTGTTTATTGTTTTGTATAAATCTCTTCAAACACATGGGGGTGGCAGTGAGGGATTTTGGAGGGTTGATGTTTATGGCAGAAGCTTTATTGTTAAGGTAAACattatctttctttttagtctgacaataaaaaaaatttgccACTTAAGATCAAACTACATTGGTGATTTTTCTATCTCTGAGTGTTTAATATCTCACATTGAGTAAATAAGTATGTAAAATGTTGACTTGCACATATGGGTTTATTAACTACtactttctggttttttttttcctagtcagaggatttcttttccctgattGAGTCCCACGAGGGGAAGCCTCTGAAGCTGATGGTTTATAACACTGAGGCAGATTCCATCCGAGAGGTGGTTGTGACTCCCAATGGAGCTTGGGGTGGAGAAGGAAGGTACTGATCTCTCTTGGTGACAGGTTTGACACTTGCTGTAAATGAGCTCCTATTAGGAGTATTACTGCTATCAGTTATTGGTGTTTCCATGTTAAGCCTTGTTTCCTCACACTTGTCACCCAAAACTGTTAatctttacattaaaaaaaatcagcttagAATTAGGAATTGGGCACATTCAGGATCTAATCCTGCCCAAGTTGAATCAAATGGCAGAACTCCTGTTTGAGTTCCCCATTAGCAGATTCTTTATCTGCATTCTCATAGTCAAAACATTCAGCtaaagcaagaacaaaacccaCATCTGGtcagattaaatattttgtaaagaTATAAAATAGTTCACTGAAAGCTAAGCAGTGCATGTCTCAGAGTTGATTGCAGAGCATTCCTTGAGTACTCTTAAGTGGAAATTCTTGCAGGTAGGTATTTCCTGCTATAGATAAAAGACATCAACTattcttgttttaaaaagttaaaatttaaaataatagctTTGTTAAGAGCCcctttttgtgttttgattttttttctcttgtacaGTTTAGGATGTGGTATTGGATATGGCTATTTGCACAGAATTCCAACGCAGTCCACGACATCAAAGAAAAAGCCAGAAAGCAAATCAGCTTCACCCTCACCAGAAACTGGAACTCCTCTGCCATCCACTAATGGTTACACAgaggtaggaaaaaaataaattccaatcTCTGCCACATGCTCTGGAGTTTCAAAATTTTCTGCTGCTTGGGACAGTGGTAATACATAATGTTTGAGTACAGCATTCAAGTTTATTGAATGAAATGCAGTTGGGtgaagggaaggggagagcaGGTCCCAGATCAACAGTGGCAGCTGATATAAATTCTTGCCAGATATTTTCTCCCTATTTTCAAGTATTGCATCCTACAGCTGTGCCAGTCAATGGGCATCATGTTAGAACACCTACTTCACTAGGAGAAAGATAGATACACCTCCAGGAACCAAGTTCTGAGAACAGACTGGCTTTAAAAGGCTGAGCTGGAACATGTCCTGAGTGGTGTTTGTCTTTCAGTTTCAGCATCACAGCTTCTCTCCACTGGTGCATGTGGGGACAGGCAGGATGCTTTCATGGGAGGGTTGGGGACAGATGAAGCTTTTGATGTAAAACACTGTTTTTACTTCTTGCTGTCTTGTTCCAGACTCCATTGTTGGCACCTACCTCTCAGAATGACAGCTCTGAAGCAGTTCTGAACTTGGATCATTCCACAGAGCAGGAAATGAGTGCTTACTCACCAGAAAgctccctttctcctcctcccc is part of the Ammospiza nelsoni isolate bAmmNel1 chromosome 1, bAmmNel1.pri, whole genome shotgun sequence genome and encodes:
- the GORASP1 gene encoding Golgi reassembly-stacking protein 1, translating into MGLGSSSEGPGGGAEGFHVHGVQENSPAQQGGLEPFFDFIIAIGHTRLNKENNMLKDLLKANAEKAVKLEVYNLKTMKIREVEVIPSNMWGGQGLLGASVRFCSFQGANEHVWHVLDVEPSSPAALAGLQPYTDYVVGSDQILQESEDFFSLIESHEGKPLKLMVYNTEADSIREVVVTPNGAWGGEGSLGCGIGYGYLHRIPTQSTTSKKKPESKSASPSPETGTPLPSTNGYTETPLLAPTSQNDSSEAVLNLDHSTEQEMSAYSPESSLSPPPPLQRVMDPGFLDMSGISASEFTSLTEVSNLSSSAPFNMPAAGASVGSETLMPKSEASAYFENSSALDPEGLTPYPEGSGKQPSLDDLLPSIPSLPSLDLPHDISSKTTLGTDADNQEPKVLVNSMESSLPTAPDTPQHETASEQKGEAAAQEPE